One genomic segment of Salinibacter grassmerensis includes these proteins:
- a CDS encoding pseudouridine synthase, translated as MATDSSDREGMRINKYIAHAGVCSRRDADDLVEQGRVQIDGERVDQHGTRVQEGQTVMVDGEEVYPLEFEYLLVNKPKDTISTTDDPKNRQTVLDVIGVPDDNPSGLFPVGRLDRNTTGVLLVSNDGDLAHRLMHPRYEIPKIYYVRLQDQVKPHQLDQLKRGVELSDGDAAADQVAYLDPQRKTDIALELHEGRNRQIRRMMEALGHDIVQLERAKYATLTTGPLQRGEWRRLEPEEVRELYQRVDLQ; from the coding sequence ATGGCCACGGATTCCTCCGACCGAGAAGGCATGCGGATCAACAAATACATTGCGCATGCAGGTGTATGTTCGCGTCGGGACGCAGACGATCTGGTCGAACAGGGTCGGGTCCAAATTGACGGAGAACGGGTGGACCAGCACGGCACCCGGGTGCAGGAGGGGCAGACCGTGATGGTAGATGGGGAGGAGGTCTACCCTCTCGAGTTTGAGTACCTCCTCGTGAACAAGCCGAAGGACACAATAAGCACCACCGACGACCCGAAAAATCGACAGACGGTTCTCGATGTAATCGGCGTTCCGGACGACAATCCATCTGGCCTGTTTCCCGTGGGGCGGCTGGACCGCAACACCACTGGGGTGCTTCTGGTGAGCAACGATGGGGACCTTGCCCATCGCCTCATGCATCCTCGGTACGAGATTCCCAAGATCTACTATGTGCGGCTGCAGGATCAGGTAAAGCCCCATCAGCTCGATCAGTTGAAGCGAGGCGTGGAGCTTTCCGACGGGGACGCGGCGGCCGATCAAGTCGCATACCTCGATCCGCAGCGCAAAACCGACATTGCCCTCGAACTGCACGAAGGCCGCAACCGCCAAATCCGTCGTATGATGGAGGCGCTCGGGCACGACATCGTGCAGCTGGAGCGGGCAAAGTACGCCACGCTCACCACCGGTCCTCTTCAACGTGGCGAGTGGCGCCGGCTAGAGCCGGAGGAAGTCCGCGAGCTCTACCAACGTGTTGATCTTCAATAA